The Chaetodon trifascialis isolate fChaTrf1 chromosome 11, fChaTrf1.hap1, whole genome shotgun sequence nucleotide sequence ttcccatgtttttaaatgtcatatGACTGTACAAACTGCAGCATGCTTGTTGCAAGAAACAGACTGTGTGGTTGAGGGTGGTGCATAATAAAGCTGGGCAAAGTGCAGAAAGACATGGTTATGACCTTTTTATTGATGTCATCAGTTGTGAAATGAGTTCCAGTTGTAAATGTTCTGTTGATCTAAAAGCTGATAAGTCTTTGGATGGCAGTTTAAACtcagttttattgtgtttccGTTCCTTCAACATAAATGTAAAGAATGagtctgtttcctcttcctcgctgAATCGTCACTCTGAGTCAGTCTGGACGTCATCGTCGACTTTCTGAATGATTGGCAGCTGATCTCCCCAGTCACTGTTCCGAGCACAGCGGTACACATCTCTGATTGGAGGAAATCAAACACAGTTGTCAGTCGTGATCAGACAGCGTAAACAGTACGAATTTAGTCCAGAGTCAGAAATTTAAAAAGCTGCCATTTAAGATCTTGGTGATTTGTAATCTTGCCAATCTTAGcctgttttctttctgaaatgttcttgcacagctgcacattaagacaacatttgacatttcttcttcttttgttaaACTGGCGTTGGTGACGTTGGGTTGGACAGTTCCTGCGCTGCAGGACCTTCACCTGCTGTGCTTTCGTGCTGTCACCACCAGGTGCTGCAGCTGTCCGTCCGGGCAGCACATTCGACAGTGGATGTGTCTTTTCCTGCGCTGCACAGGCCCGATCAGCCTGGCCCAGTCCACACCTGCTGTTTCAGCCTGCGGTGACTCTGTCCGGGTCAGAATAAGGTAGCTGAacttctctgtctgcaggtcgTTGTGCTGAAGGGAAATAAGTCGAATCTTTGAATCACTGATTGACTGTTTCTCAGCAGAAATAAATTAGTTTCATAGAATTACTTTACATGTTTGCTACTGTCTGTCAGTAACCAACGGGACGTTCGGACCCTCAGTAAGGACAAAAATCTtgatttttaattgaatttggaaaaaaaatctgcgatcggctggcgaccggtccagggtgtaccccgcctctcgcccgttgacagccgagataggctccggccaccccgcgaccccgaaagggataagcagcatagaaaatggatggatggatggaaaaaaatTATTGTGACTcctgttatttttctttgtcatactTCTAAATCTAAACATATCAGAACGGGATATGTATAAGTATGTGTATTATGTCTTGACTGAGTTAAGACCCTGAGAAGAAGTCTGATTTTTGATGCAAACTGCAGCACTAAGGGTTTTAAAGTTAAATCTTAATTAATCCATGAGTTATGTGTCAAAGCTGCTGTTAAGTGGGTCAAACTACAATAATTAACGTCCTGTTGTTTTTAGAGCACTGTCGTTCACCTTTCTCTTTCACCTCCCGCAGCATCTCTCAGCAACAAACTGACTGATTTGACAAAAAAATATGAAGTCACGCTCTACTTATTAGCTTTTTTAGAGCTAATTGAAAGTTCAGGAATGAACGTTCATGCTTAACTTATTGATGTCTGATTTGCAGGAAGAATGCTGCAGGCAGACATGTAAAACAGAGTTTGACCTTACCCCTGGCAGAGGCAGAGGTTGGTACCGCTGGTGGAAGTTGCAGGGCGTGGTGGACTCAGTGGCCAGTTTAGGACACATCAGTTCATGAGGACactagaaaaacaaaacaacagagagacGATGTGAGAAAGACGAGACACTGCTGGCTGAAAGCATGAcatgacattttaaagcagctgGGATTCAAACGCACCGGAGCAAACACAGACGCTGGTCTGGTGTCATGGACCGTCTTCTCCTGTTTCTGGAGATAGAGAACAGGAAGTTTTCAGTCTGCTTCCGATAACTGTGTCAAGTAATTTACACAACAGCACATAACAAATAGAATACCTTTAACAATGTGTCTCTGGCCTCCATAAGAATCTGATGGCCCTCTTTGGTCCCATTTTCCACCAGCACCTACACcaagaaatgcagaaaacagatgTCATGAAATAAAACAGGACTTCTAGATACCAGAAGAGTTTTACATGTATACAGAAAGGTCTAAAGCGTAACATATATTCTTCATGTATGCACATCATCTATACATgaagttttgccatttttccaaCAAACCAGGTACGAGCTCGTCTTCCTCCACAGGGTGAACACCGCCTCCTCTCGCTCCTTCGCGTTGGCAAGCTCTGACAGGGTGAAGGCGGCGACCACCACGTCAAACTGCACCTGGAAGCCGAAACACAGGACGGTCAGCGCTCCTTATCCTTaagatgtgtgtgaataaatacaataataaatCCATAGACAAGAAAATGttccaaacacacaaagagggGATCCTAAGGATGATCTTCATCTGACATGGTTCTACATGGATTTCCCAGAAATCCCTTTTCAACACAACTGTGAGAGTAGCacttgtatttctgtgtgtttctcttaaTGAAATTTGGAAAGAATCTCTTTAACTCTCTAACACTGGACACAGACTTTGTTTATCTGTTGCTAAATTAAAGATTAAGGGATTTTACCTtaggagagacagggaggaacTGTCTGAAATACACTTGTTTGATGTGAGGTTCAGCTGCTTCGTCATCACCTActcaacacacagaaaaaacaactcTTAGATTTTCTGATAAAACTCAAACAAAACTGTTACAAATCAAACCTGACTGAAGTGTTTCTGCGTTCGTACCTTTGAGAAGTCGCTCAGCCAGGATGTTCATCGGCCCGGAGCTGTCCACGCACACCATCTCCTTCAAAGTGTCGCCCCAGCACGAGTGTGACGCCCTGTGGGAGAAGACTCAATTCAGAGTCTTGTGATTTACATGAAAACTCTCTTTATTCAAACCAGTTTTTTACACTAACCAGACGACTGTTCCCAGTCCTGAACCAAAATCCAGGAGCGACTGAGGGGCAAAAGAAGGATCTCTCTTCTTTAtctgaaaagataaaaaaaggacatttaggacagaaaaagaccCCTGAACACATCATGGGGTAATAATACTCAGTAGTATAGATAGGTCTTTTGTAATTGTCCCTGCTTTAATGTCGGAGAACTGACTCTTTAAGGACGGCCTTGGTACTGTCTACAGTTAGCCTACAGCCTCCACCACTTGCTCATTACCTCGTTTATAGCTCTCCTCACTGCTGCGAAGCCCCCAGCCAGCCGAGCCGCCATGTAAACCACACCTGACTCTTCATCATACCTGAAACCCAGAGAGCGAGCTGTATTTAAGATCATCTGTATCTCAGAATCGAGCAGGATAAATCACCAGCTACAAGCTCCAAAATGTAACTGCAGAGAAGAGTTCATGAAACCCTGTCGCCCCATTCTGAGCCTGATACTCTGAGATTTTGTGACAGTGAAATGAATCCTTGTATGCGAGAACAGATAAAAGCAAGTGTTACTTCAGAGGAGTCCAGTGATAGGTGTTTCTTCTGAGCTCTGAAAGCACCTTCTTCCTGATGCGATCCTGAAGCACTTGTACGTCTACATCTGCAACACAAGGTGAATTTAGTTTGCTGCTGCATCTTATCATCTCCAAAGATTTAGGTTTATTTGTCATATGCACAGCAATTacagtgaagcagctgctggcaATTAAATTCTTGTTCTTAGGCTTCCTTTAACAAAGAAATTCATCCAAGTAAAATTAGAGATGAGAATAGACATAAATTGTGCAATAGTtacaatttaaaattaaaaacatatcaattaaaatattatataaaatATCATACTGGTGCACAGTAGGGATGAACAGGTGATGCACAGGAAAATACATATTGTGACGGTTTAATAGGTTGtaagcagcagtgaaacaaatggaaatattcttTGCAGTCATGACAGACATCCATGTGTCACCCACCTCCACTGCTTTCCATTGCTTTCTCCCAGAGTTGCTTCTCCAGGCTCACAGCTTTCTGCCTCAGAGTAAAATCATCGACTGCTCGCTTTCTGCTCCACAGGAAGTTTGTGAGGGCCTGAATGCGGCCAGTCATCCGATTCACCTGAGCGCCTGCAAGTGGAGAAAATGAACAATCGCACAGCATTTTGACTCATTTCAAGACCAGCAAAGACACCGACTGATGACCACATTAAAAATTTAACACACTGAGAATGATCGAGCGTGCAGCCGTCTGGAGCTCCACAGGTAGGTGCAGCGTTTTCAGGTTGGTCACACCTGGGTGCTTCCTGTGGACTTCTCCTTTCAGGAAATCCACCTGGGACTGTGGGTGTGCAACAGCACTCATTCCCTgaggatgaaaaataaaaacaaatgtttctttACAACTTCTTTGAGCTTCAGCTATTTAACAGTAACTAATCTCATTCTGGTGGTTTTAGATTCaactaaaataataaacagacaaaaaatacCATTGGACAGTTTGAAAAACAAGATTTTTGCATTCAACTTTAGTCTGTAGGCTGTCAAAGCATATcttatattcatattcatttatgtcctctctGATTAGCTCACAGTCTGAACTTGTGCTGATAGATTTAAGGCAATTTTACCTCTACAATTTTTGAGTTTTGAAAATGCAGTTACAGGAAATTCACAGTCATGGTATATATTCCTATTACCATATATAATACCTGCAAGCATATACATATTGTGATTTAATTGTGATTAAAAGACTTCATCTGTATTAACCACCCCTTTAATTCGCAGCTTGTCGGGGTTGCAGAATATATTTCCCAGTGAAAAACTACGTGTTAGTTACAAGTAAGTTCACAGGAGAAATGTGCTAAATTAATTGACATGAATACTAAATTTACAGCTATATCAGCTTTTCTCTATTAAACTAACTAAACTATACTCAATTTGCTCTTTtaacagcctgtctgtctgacctccATGGTAAAGATGCTGCGTTCAATGACAGTCACAGACTGGGCTCACCGTGCACATCATCCTCACGATGGACGCCCTCTGACAGAGGACACAAGCTCCATAAGTCCGTAACGCCATATCTTCGGTGGCTTCTTGTGTTCAAACGGCTTTAATATTAACTTTGACTTCCATCCACACCTCGGTGAGGACGAAGGCACGTTCGTATAGTTTAACAATCCTTCAACAAAATAATTCCGACTATTGGTTAGTGCGGAACCTTTATTCCATGGTTTTGTTCCACATGAAAGAAAGCACAGACAGGAGTGCTCACTCTGCCTTCGTTTCCGGTGTTGTGTCCGGGTACAAGCCGAGAATACCTCTTGAGAATATAAATTTGGCATAGTGTGGACAAAATTACGTCTAAACGCAAAGTTTTAAAATTAAAGCTAACTTTTGAAATTTATTACAGGTTTGCACAAAAATCGTTTCTATGGTAACGGAAAAAAGTCTTCACGCTTTCGATGCGCATGCGCtaggaacttttttttttttttttttttttttttttaacggcTGCGTGATTCATCCTCGTTTTGAGCGACACCGGCCAGGAAATTGTGGAGGGGAAAGTTTTTCCGCCTTCTTTGTTGTCACTGTGTCccttttatttctgtatttatctggTTCTTTTCATAAACCGCCATGAGACGCACAAGAAGTTCGAGAAATAAAAATCAGAGTGcacaagaaaatgaagaagtCCAGTCGAAAACAGGTTGGTGCTTGTTTCCCGCTGGAAAGCTAGCTTGACAGGAGAGCTAACCGCTGTATCTACGTCACTTGCGGACTCGACTCGGGACATGTCTCGGCAGAGAAGCTTAGGGAAATAAATGTGATGCACTTAAGGTCCGTGCAGCATttactgttgttgctgttaCTGTAGGATGCAGTCTTTTTTCTGCCTAAGGTGTCATCGATAACTGTTACAGGTTGAGCTTGTTCGTAAAAACCGTTAACGTTAAAGCTGTCAACTGTTGACACTGTCAACCGTTTATTACCCAAGTTATAGAGCTCTTGGATGCCTCGGGATGGAATTGGTATTAAGGATATCAAACACGCACAGATATCCATGTTTATTAAGTGGAACCACTGTAATACAACAGCTCTGCAATGAAGGCTGGAGGTTATGATCCGTTTCTGTCGAAAGCAGACGTGTTGATACACATTTCTTGTCGTTTGGGGTGCTGTTGAATCAGAACAGGCATGCATTCATTCAGCAAAGCAATATGTAAGTGGTTTAAAAGATAAACACATTCATTTCGAATTGCTAGTTGAAATTACAGTATTTGAATCATTACAGTGGTATTAGAGTTTGTACAACCCTGCTCTCACTGTGCTCAGTGTGGCAGTGGAAAGGAGATGAAGGACAGTGGGAAGCATACCCGCCTTCAGCCTGCGCCTTGTTGGACTCAGCCGTCTCTTCAGGAGAAACCTCTGTCACTCTGCCTCTGGGCTCTGGGACGTCCTATGAAGTGGACTTGAAGAAGATGGTCCAGATTAATTCTGTCACCAAGTACAAGAGGAAGATTCGCTCGCAGACAGTAAAAGCAGgtatgtgtgttttatgtgttaaacttgtgttttattttcagttgtgtCATTTGATTTCTGTCATCCTCCCTGCTGGGATTATCCCACTTATCATAATTACTAAAACCTTGCTTCCAGAAAAATTGGAGCactataaaacataaatataacagattgtgataatttgctaatccctttttaacataaaaatatatttactgttttacctcatcaacttcattgatttttcgTCTTTTATTCTCTGTTCAGAAAGTGTGAATGTTGCTGTTGATTTGACTCCTCATAATGGGACACCAGTTCAAgttaaagaggaagaagaggaggcgaAGGAGCAACCTGTAGCTAAGAGGAAGAGAGGGCAAAACAAGAGCCagacaaaaactgaagaaacGGCCACAGAGGCAACAAAAAGTGAAGGTACCATAGATCTAATTTTCATGTATGTTGTCTATGTAGTAAGACAGGTTAAAGGGACATTGTATTACCCGTGCTTCACATTCGATGTCAGTTGACCTTATTaatgttttttctctgcttctttggATGTTTAGCAGAGGTTGTGAAGACGGTGGTCATGAAAGGAAAAGCTCCAGTCGACTCCGAGTGCAAAGCCAAACTTGGAAAGGTGCAGTATCTACATCCACACAAGATGCGAAACTCATGTTTCTGACAAGTTCTGTCAGCCACACCTTTGTCCTGTGATGTCCTTGTGTTCTTGTTTTAACCTACACttaacacctgtgctttgtaTGAACTCGTTCCTAAATCACTGTTGTCTTTATAAACAGTATAAAACATTgtaaaaaacacagtgaagaaggAAATGAGAAGtttacagtacatttttaaTTTCCTGCTTTCAAGATCAGGTACATTTACCGtcatatttattattgattGTTCAATTTCGCTTACAGGCTCATGTTTACAGTGAAGGTGATGATGTTTACGACGTGATGCTAAATCaggtaaaatatttaaattcaaAAGCTGTCGTCTGCATTTCCATACTGAGtggtgactgactgactaaaatagtaattgtaaatattttgaTAGATATTCCAATCACAGTCAGCAGTTTCTTGAATGTGATCTGTGAAAACAGAAATCGAGTGACGGCTtgaaaagtattttattttcattttacattttgatttgtggGAAAGTGAGTCGATTTTTAGACTTGCAGCAAACGCTTTGCGTCTTATCATGCAGACAAATCTTCAgtttaacaacaacaaatactACCTGATCCAGCTGTTGCAAGACGACAGCTCCAAGGCTTACAGTGTGTGGATGCGATGGGGCAGAGGTGAGTTTATGTGAGcatatttgatgtgtgtgtgtgtatttacacagGAAGTTAACACAAGCTGCACTTTGGAAGCTCTTTTCTAAAATGTAAACTAACTTATTAGATATATTTTGGCGGTTTCtctcttgtttgtttcagtggGAAAAGTGGGTCAGAGCAGTCTGTCATCTTGTGGTGGAGACCTACTGAAAGCAAAAGATATCTTCAAGAAAAAGTGAGATtgtgcagttaaaaaaaaaaaaaaattccagatGTCTCACATTGAGGTGAGTTCAGTAAAATTCTGAAACTTGTTTTTGCCACAGGTTCTTTGACAAAACCAAGAATGAGTGGGAACACAGAGTGAGTTTTGAGAAAGTAGCTGGAAAATATGACATGGTGTTCATGGACTACAGCACAGATGAAAAGGCAAGGAGCAATGCACAGCCAACGACCTATAAACCTCCTCAATAGCTTCGTAATAAGGAGTTGGCAGCTTGGAAATAGCTGCCATTGAACTGAAGTTGAGGTCTGTcagtatgaacattaatatatTTCACTGGTACAGGAGGAAAACCAGACCACAGTGGATGCAGCACCTAAAAAGAAGAACTCCCAGCTGGATGTGAAGATCCAGTCGCTTCTGGAGCTCATCTGTGACATCAAAGCCATGGAGGAGTGTGTGCTGGAGATGAAGTTTGACACCCGGAAAGCTCCTCTTGGtcagtcaaaatcaaagcagcagaacgGGGAATTTGTCCTGTTATACTCTTTCATTTTATATTGAGCATATATCCTTTATGCATATTTAAGTTGCTACAGTTTGATCAAAGATTCAATAAAACAAGATACTCGAGTCATAATTTTAGCTGCAGTTGTGCCACCTGACTGTGTTAGGAGATTCAGCTGGTGACAAACATGTAAATAGCATTTCAAACCTTTCGTGACATCACATTTcaaattctttttctttctaccTGCAGGCAAGCTGACCACCGAGCAGATCAATGCAGGCTACGCGGCACTGAAGAAAATTGAGGATTGTTTGAAGAAGAAGGGCAGCAATCGTGAGCTGCTGGAAGCATGCAACCAGTTCTACACCCGCATCCCTCATGACTTTGGGTAGGGAATGTGTGGCTGTATTGTTAGAGAGATGCACTAATGCTGTTGGAAAAGAGA carries:
- the parp2 gene encoding poly [ADP-ribose] polymerase 2 isoform X2 — encoded protein: MRRTRSSRNKNQSAQENEEVQSKTVWQWKGDEGQWEAYPPSACALLDSAVSSGETSVTLPLGSGTSYEVDLKKMVQINSVTKYKRKIRSQTVKAESVNVAVDLTPHNGTPVQVKEEEEEAKEQPVAKRKRGQNKSQTKTEETATEATKSEEVVKTVVMKGKAPVDSECKAKLGKAHVYSEGDDVYDVMLNQTNLQFNNNKYYLIQLLQDDSSKAYSVWMRWGRVGKVGQSSLSSCGGDLLKAKDIFKKKFFDKTKNEWEHRVSFEKVAGKYDMVFMDYSTDEKEENQTTVDAAPKKKNSQLDVKIQSLLELICDIKAMEECVLEMKFDTRKAPLGKLTTEQINAGYAALKKIEDCLKKKGSNRELLEACNQFYTRIPHDFGLKTPPIIRTEDELKEKIALLEALSDIQIAVKMVQSSEKSDEHPLDRQYRSLQCQLQPLDSSSNDYKVIDKYLQSTHAPTHSDYTMTILDIFSVDRDGESNNFLSQLHNRTLLWHGSRLSNWVGILSQGLRVAPPEAPVTGYMFGKGVYFADMSSKSANYCFANQHNHIGLLLLCEVALGDCNELLDADYEANNLPDGKHSTKGLGQTGPDPKNSVTLNGATVPMGPGVKTGVGKRNSYSLLYNEFIVYNPAQIRMRYLLRIKFNYSSLW
- the mettl17 gene encoding ribosome assembly protein METTL17, mitochondrial isoform X1: MALRTYGACVLCQRASIVRMMCTGMSAVAHPQSQVDFLKGEVHRKHPGVTNLKTLHLPVELQTAARSIILSAQVNRMTGRIQALTNFLWSRKRAVDDFTLRQKAVSLEKQLWEKAMESSGDVDVQVLQDRIRKKVLSELRRNTYHWTPLKYDEESGVVYMAARLAGGFAAVRRAINEIKKRDPSFAPQSLLDFGSGLGTVVWASHSCWGDTLKEMVCVDSSGPMNILAERLLKGDDEAAEPHIKQVYFRQFLPVSPKVQFDVVVAAFTLSELANAKEREEAVFTLWRKTSSYLVLVENGTKEGHQILMEARDTLLKKQEKTVHDTRPASVFAPCPHELMCPKLATESTTPCNFHQRYQPLPLPGHNDLQTEKFSYLILTRTESPQAETAGVDWARLIGPVQRRKRHIHCRMCCPDGQLQHLVVTARKHSRDVYRCARNSDWGDQLPIIQKVDDDVQTDSE
- the mettl17 gene encoding ribosome assembly protein METTL17, mitochondrial isoform X2, giving the protein MALRTYGACVLCQRASIVRMMCTGMSAVAHPQSQVDFLKGEVHRKHPGAQVNRMTGRIQALTNFLWSRKRAVDDFTLRQKAVSLEKQLWEKAMESSGDVDVQVLQDRIRKKVLSELRRNTYHWTPLKYDEESGVVYMAARLAGGFAAVRRAINEIKKRDPSFAPQSLLDFGSGLGTVVWASHSCWGDTLKEMVCVDSSGPMNILAERLLKGDDEAAEPHIKQVYFRQFLPVSPKVQFDVVVAAFTLSELANAKEREEAVFTLWRKTSSYLVLVENGTKEGHQILMEARDTLLKKQEKTVHDTRPASVFAPCPHELMCPKLATESTTPCNFHQRYQPLPLPGHNDLQTEKFSYLILTRTESPQAETAGVDWARLIGPVQRRKRHIHCRMCCPDGQLQHLVVTARKHSRDVYRCARNSDWGDQLPIIQKVDDDVQTDSE
- the parp2 gene encoding poly [ADP-ribose] polymerase 2 isoform X1 — protein: MRRTRSSRNKNQSAQENEEVQSKTVWQWKGDEGQWEAYPPSACALLDSAVSSGETSVTLPLGSGTSYEVDLKKMVQINSVTKYKRKIRSQTVKAESVNVAVDLTPHNGTPVQVKEEEEEAKEQPVAKRKRGQNKSQTKTEETATEATKSEAEVVKTVVMKGKAPVDSECKAKLGKAHVYSEGDDVYDVMLNQTNLQFNNNKYYLIQLLQDDSSKAYSVWMRWGRVGKVGQSSLSSCGGDLLKAKDIFKKKFFDKTKNEWEHRVSFEKVAGKYDMVFMDYSTDEKEENQTTVDAAPKKKNSQLDVKIQSLLELICDIKAMEECVLEMKFDTRKAPLGKLTTEQINAGYAALKKIEDCLKKKGSNRELLEACNQFYTRIPHDFGLKTPPIIRTEDELKEKIALLEALSDIQIAVKMVQSSEKSDEHPLDRQYRSLQCQLQPLDSSSNDYKVIDKYLQSTHAPTHSDYTMTILDIFSVDRDGESNNFLSQLHNRTLLWHGSRLSNWVGILSQGLRVAPPEAPVTGYMFGKGVYFADMSSKSANYCFANQHNHIGLLLLCEVALGDCNELLDADYEANNLPDGKHSTKGLGQTGPDPKNSVTLNGATVPMGPGVKTGVGKRNSYSLLYNEFIVYNPAQIRMRYLLRIKFNYSSLW